In a genomic window of Larus michahellis chromosome 3, bLarMic1.1, whole genome shotgun sequence:
- the LOC141740455 gene encoding uncharacterized protein LOC141740455, translating into MDAIHKLKIFVVFLALAAFTVMVILNAGNATGIFKGLFRTTPGNISAKYNTGFTPAGWTFLIWNVIYAWQLAWLLYALSGICRRNELGCVYIKPDLLPIPFYMMWILNNGLNVGWLFLWDREYLLPALVFLAALTFTTCAALFISHRALSIHSSWFVKGHKADLWLIRILVQNGLALYATWTTIATLLNFAVVLIYKWNVSNETATTASLSILALALVIWFYLENFFLDKYVRYNLTIYPVVIIALTGSACKNFSFSSPTTNGIFIVFLLAITCLIFAVRLGLVIWRRCKRPLEASETPDPSGAVA; encoded by the exons ATGGATGCTATACACAAGCTGAAGATTTTTGTGGTGTTTCTAGCTCTGGCTGCTTTCACAGTCATGGTCATACTGAATGCTGGAAATGCCACTGGGATATTCAAAG GTCTGTTCAGGACAACCCCTGGAAACATCTCGGCGAAGTACAACACTGGCTTCACACCAGCTGGCTGGACTTTCCTCATCTGGAATGTCATCTATGCCTGGCAGCTGGCCTGGCTTCTCTATGCCTTGTCAGGGATCTGCCGAAG GAATGAACTTGGATGTGTCTACATAAAGCCAGACTTGCTGCCGATACCTTTTTATATGATGTGGATTCTGAATAATGGCCTCAATGTtggatggctgtttctgtgggACCGAGA ATACCTCCTTCCAGCCCTGGTGTTCCTGGCAGCCCTGACTTTTACCACGTGTGCCGCCCTCTTCATTTCACACCGAGCGCTGAGCATCCATTCCTCGTGGTTTGTGAAGGGTCACAAAGCTGACCTCTGGCTCATCCGCATCCTA GTCCAGAATGGGCTGGCGCTGTATGCAACATGGACCACCATCGCCACTCTGCTGAACTTTGCCGTTGTTTTGATCTACAAGTGGAATGTGTCCAACGAGACAGCGACGACTGCTTCTCTAAGCATCCTTGCTCTTGCCCTAGTAATATG GTTTTATCTAGAAAACTTCTTTCTTGACAAGTATGTCCGCTATAACCTTACAATCTACCCAGTGGTCATAATAGCTCTGACTGGCAGCGCGTGCAAGAACTTCTCGTTTTCATCCCCAACGACGAATGGCATTTTTATAG TTTTTCTGCTGGCAATAACTTGCTTGATCTTTGCTGTGCGGCTCGGACTAGTCATATGGAGACGCTGTAAGAGACCACTGGAAGCATCAGAAACCCCAGACCCATCAGGCGCCGTGGCCTGA